The DNA sequence TGTTGTCCTCCTGACATTTCCGACGGTTTGTGATGAATACGTTTTTCCAGGCCCACCATTTTCAATGCTTCTAATGCCAGTTTGTGACGTTCACTGCGCCCAATTCCACGATATATCAGCGGCAATTCTACGTTTTCTATAGCCGTCAGATTTGCAATCAGATTAAATCCCTGAAAAATAAATCCTATCTCTTCATTTCGAATTTCTGAAAGCTGATTATCCCTCATTTGAGACACATCTTTCCCATTCAGATAATATTCTCCCGAGGTTGGCACATCCAAACAACCTAACATGTTCATCAAAGTAGACTTTCCTGAGCCGGAATGACCGATGATTGCTACAAACTCACCCTTTTGAATCTCCAGGCTCACATGATCCAACGCCCGTACTTCATTTTCACCGGGATTATAAATCTTACACATATCCCTTACTCTTATCAGTGCTTCCAACGTTTTCCCTTCCTTCCCTTTACTTTTTCCATTTTCTGTTTATTATGATAGTATAAGTTTCTTAAGAAAAATGTTGCTTTTTCTTAACTTAACCTAAAAATCATTTTGTTACTCTAGTTATATAACGAAATAAAATCCATTATGTCTTCAGGAATTTTTTCCCTGTAAAGTACATAACATGGATAGAAACGCTTTTACAAAGGAAGGAAATACGATGAAAATTGTTGATATGCACTGTGACACCATTTCCAGAATATATAAACATCCCGGCTCTGCCCTTTTAAAAAATAATTTCCAATTGGACCTTCAGAAAATGAAATCTGCCGGATACCTCTTACAGAACTTTGCCATGTTTATAAATTTGGATGAGACTGATTCCCCGTATGACACCTGTAAGAAACAGATTGCTATTTTTCAAAGGGAAATGGAAGAAAACCGGGACTTGATTCGCCCTGTTACTACCTATGAGGAAATTGTAGAAAACGAAAAACAAGGAAAAATGTCTGCCTTAATGACCATCGAAGAAGGTCAGGTATGTAAAGGAGATTTAAAAATACTAAAGGAGTTCTACGATGCCGGTGCTCGTATGATGACCTTTACCTGGAATCATAAAAATACATTAGGTTTTCCGGCTGAACCTGCTCACGGCACTGAAAAAGGCGGGCTTACCCACCTTGGAATTGCATTTTTAGATGCCATGGAACAACTGGGCATTATCCCGGATGTTTCCCATTTATCAGACCGGGGAATTATGGATGTGTGTCAGCTTGCCAAAAAGCCTTTTGTAGCAAGTCATTCTAACGCACGGACACTTTGCGGCAGAGGTCGAAATCTCCCGGATGAATTGATACAAAAAATTTCCCAAAAAGGCGGCGTAATTGGTGCCAATTTTTACGGTCCATTTCTTACCCCTGTCCCAGATGACACCGGTTGCTATTATAGCTATGTAAAGGATATTGCAAAACATATTCGCCATATGGTAAATGTGGGTGGCATCTCCTGTGTCGGACTTGGCTCTGATTTTGATGGTATTGATAATAATATAGAAATGAAAAATTGCAGTCATATAGAAATGCTGGAAGCAGAACTTCGAAAAAACGGATTCCACGAAAGTGAAATAGAACGTATTTTTTATAAAAATGTACTTGATTTATATAAAGAATTACTGGTTTAATTCAATTATTCTATATATGGAGAGGATTTTATATGTATACAGGAATTGTAATTGTTCCCAAAGCAACACTTTATGAAAATCCTACCAAAGAAACAGTCTCTGACGAATTGCTGTCCGGCTGGCTCGTTACTGTCGTGCAGGAACTGGGCAGATTCTTAAAAATCGTTACTGACTATGGCTATTCAGGTTGGCTGGAAAGACCTACAATATGCAAAATATCTCCGAAATCATTGAAACGCTGGCGGGAAGCTCCTACTGCAGCGCTTTTATGTAGAAAAGCAACCGACCTACTAAAAACGCCAAAGGTTCAGGCTCCTATTTTATCTACTCTTTTTATGGGTAGTCGGGTGATGCTATGCGGCAATGCATTAGATGGTTGGCAAAAAATACGAACGGCTGACGGATGCTGTGGCTATGTTCCAGCCATCTCGCTTTTATCCTCTACTTGTCAGGAACCTGGTTCCTTTGACTCCCAGCATAATGATGAATGGAATATCCGCTCCTGTATTCTAAACTATGCCATGTCATTTTTAGGCACGCAGTATCGCTGGGGCGGAAAAACTGCCATGGGGCTCGACTGTTCCGGCCTTACTTTTATGAGTTACTATATGTGCGGCATTGTGATTTATCGGGATGCGATAATAAAGGAAGGTTTTCCGGTACATGAAATTCCATTTTCCTCTATAAAACCTGCTGACCTGTTATATTTTCCCGGTCATGTGGCTCTTTATCTTGGAAATGGAAAGTATATTCACTGTACCGGAAACCTCAGTAGCTTTGGCTGTGTCATTAACAGCCTGCGCCCGGAAGATAATGATTACCGGGCTGATTTGGCAGAGAGTTTAGTGGCTGTGGGGAGTGTGTTTTAGTTTTCCGTTGTTTCTAAATTCTCCAACGCATACTCACACGCCTGAATTACAAATCCCGAAAAGGTTACATCATTTTCTTGTATCACATCATTGATTCTCTCTACCAATGGCAGAGGGAATCTTATTGTTTTATTCTCTGTTTCTTTTTTATCTGATTTGATTTGAAACGCCATTTCCTGCACCTCCTTCTACCTTACAATACTAATTCTCATTTTCTTTGTTTTATGCATTGCATATTGCATTGCATTTGTATTGCTTTCGTGGTAAAATGCAGTTTAAAAAGACACGGAGGATAATTCAATGTAAAAAACTTTACAAAATGGATTAAAAATAATTTGCAACATATTAGACAACGAACAAAAAGAAATTTTCCAATTATTAAATGCACGTCTTTCCCCTAATCAAAAATCAACTCTTAAATGCAATACTTTACAACTAAGACAGGGTTGCAAGAATGCCTATGTGGATTACTCGGCTTATTTCTGGATAACTATTGCAGGTGCTCATTCCACCTATCGGATTACACTGTTTTATACTGATGCAAATACAGAAAACGGTAACTTCCGTACACAGCTTGGAAAAATCCAATTTTGGAAAGATATCCACTATACCGACGAAGATTCTATCGGTTCCCCAAATTACAAATCCCCTGATGGTCATTGGTCACTTTATTCCGAAAACAGCCATGACCCTCATTTAAAAATTGATGAAAATGGCTATTCTGCACAGGCAGTAATAGATAAATTTATGGCTTTCCTTAAGGAAAACAACGAAACCATATAGAAACTCTACACTTTTTAATACAAAAGGCGATAAAAAAGGAGCACACAAATTATGAAGGAAAAATTTAGGAACTTAAACAAGAAGCAACAAGTCTCAAATTGAAGCTATTGTATTATCAGAAGAGATAAAAGAAAACAAAGACGAATTAAGCAAATTAAAAGAACAGTTAAATACTATTTTAACTAGTTTAAATGAAAATAAAGATAATATCGAGGAAGAACATTACACTGAATTGACTGAAATGGTAAATAATAAAATTACTGAAATTGATACTTTAATTGCTGCTATCGAGCAAAAAGAAACGGAGGAATTAGCAAACGATGACTTTGAAGTTCCAACTCTTCCTACACCTACAGAACCTTGGCCGGCATATTTGGAAGTAAGGTTCGGAGCTGATCCAGGAAAAGTAAATGGTATTGGCTGGTATCATGGCTCTTTACATTATATTTGGACATGTACGGATACTATGACAGGTGAATATAGATGGTTCAATGATTCAATGCAGCCACCTGCTTTCTTATCTCAGAGTGAAATAAATACAATAAGAGATATTGTTTATAGTTATCCTGGACCAAGTGGTGAAGGAACTCCTGGAGAAGAAAGAACTATTGATTATTGGGTTTGGGGCGCAAATTATTAATATTTTAAAGAGGTCTTTGCGACCTCTTTTTTCTCTAAAATTGCATTCCAAAATGACCTATTTTCCCATTACTTCCAGTATTTCTTCACATAATCCTCAGCTTCCTCTTCACCTAGAGAAAACTTTTCTTTTATCTTTTGCAACGTATCCTCTTGTGAAATCTGTAGCTCACAAAATGATTCTACTAATGCCTGTATTCCTTGTTCTTTCCCCTTTTCAATACCTATTTCAAGAATGTTCATCTGTATCGCCTCCCATTCTTCGGATTCCTTTACTTCCGACACAATATTGTCAAGTTCTAAAATGCGCTTATCCTTTACTAGTATATTCGGATTCTCTAACGTTGTTTCTTTCATATATTGTAACAAACTTACCAATTCTTTGGAACCCTTTTTACTGGACATATTCAAGAAAATCTTGGTAGTTCCATCTTCCAAGTGCAATCCTTCCACTTCTTCACACTGCTCTGTAAATGTATATTTTGCCAAATCCTTCTTAAAAATATCCTCTTGGGTAATAAAAATAATTACAGTAGACGGTAACTCTTTGTATTTTGTTTCTTTCCCCGATTTTAATATCGGCGTATCCAACATCCCCTGATAATAGCGAGAACGTTTAGGAATATTATCACTGCTGCTATCATTTTGCATTTCCATATTAAATTGCCGATTATTTTTGTCCTTTGCCCAGGCATCCAGGCGAATAGCTCGTTTCCCTGAACGATTCAGTATCACCTGCTCCACCTTTACTTCTTCCAGTTCCAGATTTTCTTCCTCCAGAATAATACTGAGTGTACATTCATACGCACGCTTGTTCTTCATGACAGATAGAAACAAAGCAAAATCACTCAGATTAAACTGATACTCTGTTGGAAATACATTTTTTGTGTCTTTCTCCATAGATTGTCCTCCTGATATAAAATTTGAATTGTGATAAATATGAAATTTGCGGGATATTACCGCTTTGACAAGCCATTGCTTGCTAGAAATGAATTTCTTATGTAAAAAGCATTACCAATAACGGTAATGCTTTTCGAGTTGCGGGGACAGGATTTGAACCTGTGACCTTCGGGTTATGAGCCCGACGAGCTTCCAGACTGCTCCACCCCGCGTCAACGTTACATATTATAGTCCTTTTTTCTTCTTTTGTCAAATTTTGGTTTTTTCTTTTCAATTTTCCTTTCTTCTTTACTAAGTATATGCCATTTTAGCCGGATTATTCATAATATTATAAATGTTTTTTCTTCTCAAAGAATTCTTTCGTTTCCTTCACTACCACTCCACTCAATGCAAAAATAGCAATCATATTAGGTAACGCCATCATTCCGTTAAAAATATCCGCTAACGTCCACACTGCTTTTATAGTCATATAAGGTCCAATAAATACTGCCAGAATATATAACCACCTGAATACTCCTACAACCTTTTTCCTTCCTCCTGACAGATACTCCAGACACCGTTCGGAATAATAATCCCATCCTAAAATAGTAGTAAATGCAAAAAAGACAAGACATAGCATCAATAGGAAAGACGCAACTTCTGCCGGTATAGGCAATCCCTTTCCAAATGCATATGCAGTTACTTCCACTCCTTCTAACCCATCTACTTTCCAAGCTCCGGTAAGTACAATAGCAAGTCCGGTCATAGTACAGATTAATATGGTATCAATAAAAGTTCCTGTCATAGATACCAAGCCCTGACGCACCGGTTCTTTCGTCTGTGCTGCTGCAGCTGCAATCGGTGCTGAACCAAGCCCTGCTTCGTTAGAAAAGATTCCTCTGGCAACTCCCTTTTGCATTGCAACAAATATACTTCCCACAATACCGCCCGTCACTGCTGATGGTTGAAATGCTCCCTTTACAACAGTCACGATTGCCTGTGGTATTTCCCTAATATTACAAATAATCAATGTTACACAAAATAGAATATAAATCACTGCCATAAATGGAACAACAACCTGTGACACACTGGCAATACGCTTAATTCCCCCAATTAATATCAAAGCTACGAAAATACTTAATACCAGTGAAGCAATTACTACGGTCCAGGAATATGTTCCAATCCCCGGAATCGTAACTGTCCACAACTGATTCGGATCAAAAACATTATTAACTGCCGAAGAAATACCATTAACCTGCGAAAAAGTTCCAATTCCTAATAATCCTACGCAAACGCCAAAAAAAGCAAATATCTTTGCCAACCACTTCCATTTTACTCCCATTCCACGTTCTATATAATAGAAAGGACCTCCCAAAACATGATTTTCTTCATCTACCACACGATATTTTACAGCCAACAAACCTTCTGCATATTTTGTGGCCATTCCAAAAAGCGCCGCTACTTCCATCCAAAAAAGAGCTCCCGGACCGCCTGCGGCAATAGCCGTTGCCACACCCACGATATTTCCGGTTCCGATTGTAGCTGACAACGCTGTACACAAAGCACCAAAAGAGCTGACTTCCCCGTCACCTTCTTCTTCATTTTTTATCATCCATTTCAGCGCCAACGGAAGTCGTCGTATCTGCAATACTCCCAAACGCACCGTAAGCATAATGCCTCCAACTAGTATTAATACCATAAGGGGCACGCCCCAAACAAAATTATCTACTATTCCTAATATCTCATTGATTGTATTCCACATATCCGCCGCCCCGTTTCCTTCGTAAATATGGGATAAAATACCATATTTTATGGTAAAAGTCAATTTTGTATGACATTGTTTCTAACTCGTGATATAATGAGCGCAAGCAATGACCGAACATTGAAAGGAACCATCATGAATCATAACTTTGAACAAGACATTTACTTAGATAAAAAATTAGCAACCCTTGAGAACTCAGATTACTACCCGTTTCATATGCCGGGACACAAACGGCAAAGCATTGATTTTCCCAATCCCTACAAAATTGACATTACGGAAATTGACAGTTTTGACAATCTCCATCACGCAGAAGGAATCTTACAGGAGGCCCAGAAACGTGCTTCTGACCTCTATCATACAAAGGAAACCTTTTACCTGATTAACGGAAGTACCTGCGGTATTCTAAGTGCTATCAG is a window from the Roseburia sp. 499 genome containing:
- a CDS encoding alanine/glycine:cation symporter family protein, with the protein product MWNTINEILGIVDNFVWGVPLMVLILVGGIMLTVRLGVLQIRRLPLALKWMIKNEEEGDGEVSSFGALCTALSATIGTGNIVGVATAIAAGGPGALFWMEVAALFGMATKYAEGLLAVKYRVVDEENHVLGGPFYYIERGMGVKWKWLAKIFAFFGVCVGLLGIGTFSQVNGISSAVNNVFDPNQLWTVTIPGIGTYSWTVVIASLVLSIFVALILIGGIKRIASVSQVVVPFMAVIYILFCVTLIICNIREIPQAIVTVVKGAFQPSAVTGGIVGSIFVAMQKGVARGIFSNEAGLGSAPIAAAAAQTKEPVRQGLVSMTGTFIDTILICTMTGLAIVLTGAWKVDGLEGVEVTAYAFGKGLPIPAEVASFLLMLCLVFFAFTTILGWDYYSERCLEYLSGGRKKVVGVFRWLYILAVFIGPYMTIKAVWTLADIFNGMMALPNMIAIFALSGVVVKETKEFFEKKKHL
- a CDS encoding ABC transporter ATP-binding protein codes for the protein MEALIRVRDMCKIYNPGENEVRALDHVSLEIQKGEFVAIIGHSGSGKSTLMNMLGCLDVPTSGEYYLNGKDVSQMRDNQLSEIRNEEIGFIFQGFNLIANLTAIENVELPLIYRGIGRSERHKLALEALKMVGLEKRIHHKPSEMSGGQQQRVAIARAIAAKPPVILADEPTGNLDSASTKEIMGILKELHNTGRSVILITHDNDIADQAKRVVRILDGKIVEDYYNEQEKE
- a CDS encoding Rpn family recombination-promoting nuclease/putative transposase, with translation MEKDTKNVFPTEYQFNLSDFALFLSVMKNKRAYECTLSIILEEENLELEEVKVEQVILNRSGKRAIRLDAWAKDKNNRQFNMEMQNDSSSDNIPKRSRYYQGMLDTPILKSGKETKYKELPSTVIIFITQEDIFKKDLAKYTFTEQCEEVEGLHLEDGTTKIFLNMSSKKGSKELVSLLQYMKETTLENPNILVKDKRILELDNIVSEVKESEEWEAIQMNILEIGIEKGKEQGIQALVESFCELQISQEDTLQKIKEKFSLGEEEAEDYVKKYWK
- a CDS encoding YlcI/YnfO family protein codes for the protein MAFQIKSDKKETENKTIRFPLPLVERINDVIQENDVTFSGFVIQACEYALENLETTEN
- a CDS encoding dipeptidase is translated as MKIVDMHCDTISRIYKHPGSALLKNNFQLDLQKMKSAGYLLQNFAMFINLDETDSPYDTCKKQIAIFQREMEENRDLIRPVTTYEEIVENEKQGKMSALMTIEEGQVCKGDLKILKEFYDAGARMMTFTWNHKNTLGFPAEPAHGTEKGGLTHLGIAFLDAMEQLGIIPDVSHLSDRGIMDVCQLAKKPFVASHSNARTLCGRGRNLPDELIQKISQKGGVIGANFYGPFLTPVPDDTGCYYSYVKDIAKHIRHMVNVGGISCVGLGSDFDGIDNNIEMKNCSHIEMLEAELRKNGFHESEIERIFYKNVLDLYKELLV
- a CDS encoding C40 family peptidase is translated as MYTGIVIVPKATLYENPTKETVSDELLSGWLVTVVQELGRFLKIVTDYGYSGWLERPTICKISPKSLKRWREAPTAALLCRKATDLLKTPKVQAPILSTLFMGSRVMLCGNALDGWQKIRTADGCCGYVPAISLLSSTCQEPGSFDSQHNDEWNIRSCILNYAMSFLGTQYRWGGKTAMGLDCSGLTFMSYYMCGIVIYRDAIIKEGFPVHEIPFSSIKPADLLYFPGHVALYLGNGKYIHCTGNLSSFGCVINSLRPEDNDYRADLAESLVAVGSVF